From one Amycolatopsis sp. FDAARGOS 1241 genomic stretch:
- a CDS encoding AlpA family transcriptional regulator: protein MNNVSKIDRLWTVEDVSDYLGVPVKTLYQWKWRGEGPPVKKIGRHLRYDPAKLRAWVDAEAA, encoded by the coding sequence ATGAACAACGTCAGCAAGATCGATCGGCTCTGGACCGTTGAGGACGTGTCCGACTACCTCGGCGTCCCGGTGAAGACGCTCTACCAGTGGAAGTGGCGCGGCGAGGGGCCGCCAGTCAAGAAGATCGGCCGGCACCTGCGCTATGACCCGGCCAAGCTGCGCGCCTGGGTCGACGCGGAGGCGGCCTGA
- a CDS encoding RelA/SpoT domain-containing protein, producing the protein MTERVPTSFAAKYADLESLLRFGVDELEARLKASLSGLRPVAIQARVKSIESAYAKFQRGEYAKLEDVDDLVALRAVFLHPSDLPKAIGVIRQNFEVLLVKNDEAGKPHEFNYRQPHISFTLPTDYLARHGELSWLKAELQLTTYIQHALQESVHDVIYKGVGFSWQEHRLDGRLRGLLEIVDSVLENVANVAKIENEPKYETFDKRNEIIATSAQLLGESRMPTDRRRFAITIERFLAIAAIDIGDLTALAEKNSDIVNALSLNPADKILGILLRERLDVMIKRVKGKKIFVSSELREFLPEFDKFPAGNLISI; encoded by the coding sequence ATGACTGAACGGGTCCCCACCTCTTTCGCCGCCAAATACGCGGATCTTGAGTCACTCTTGCGGTTCGGGGTTGATGAACTTGAAGCTAGATTAAAGGCGTCGCTAAGTGGACTTCGTCCGGTTGCTATTCAGGCAAGAGTGAAGTCTATCGAGTCGGCATACGCTAAATTTCAGCGTGGTGAATACGCGAAACTGGAAGACGTCGATGACCTTGTTGCTCTGCGAGCCGTCTTTCTTCATCCTTCCGACCTTCCAAAAGCGATAGGTGTAATTCGGCAAAACTTTGAAGTACTTCTGGTCAAGAATGATGAGGCGGGTAAGCCTCATGAATTCAATTACAGGCAGCCTCATATTTCCTTCACCCTTCCGACCGACTACTTGGCTAGGCATGGGGAGCTGTCGTGGCTGAAGGCTGAGTTGCAGTTAACAACGTATATTCAGCACGCACTGCAAGAGTCTGTGCACGACGTGATCTACAAAGGCGTTGGGTTTTCTTGGCAGGAACACCGATTGGATGGTCGATTGCGTGGCTTGCTGGAGATTGTCGACAGCGTCCTCGAAAATGTCGCCAATGTGGCGAAGATCGAGAATGAACCAAAGTATGAAACTTTCGACAAGCGAAATGAAATAATCGCTACATCGGCGCAGCTTCTTGGTGAAAGCAGAATGCCGACGGATCGGCGTAGGTTTGCGATAACTATTGAGAGATTCCTCGCTATTGCTGCAATCGATATTGGTGATCTGACGGCGTTGGCTGAGAAGAATTCGGACATTGTGAACGCTCTGTCCCTGAATCCAGCAGATAAGATACTCGGAATTTTGCTGCGCGAGCGCTTAGACGTGATGATCAAGCGCGTCAAAGGTAAGAAGATTTTTGTATCAAGTGAGCTTCGCGAATTTCTTCCCGAGTTCGACAAGTTTCCTGCAGGTAATCTGATATCTATTTAA
- a CDS encoding DUF262 domain-containing protein produces the protein MSEYPTRLQRTTNTQSASWFLDLKSAGRLDLDPPYQRRSVWNLQYKQFFIDSIIRNYPAPSIFLQVDYVPGQAATYHVIDGKQRLSALFEFYEDEFSTSDGLTDLGLDNKYYSQLGNEQKVALIEYVFTVESIKSASPAELNEAFDRLNRNVARLNKQELRHAKYSGAFVSKIERLSEHPFWTEIGLVTPARIRRMLDVEYVSELYIISMMGIQDGKDYLDSTYARNDAEIAGESDADENFTATQAAISQIDKFFQIKTSRFSNVADFYSLWASIADLVRSGEEFDAQEAASSLSTFENELEDQETERARSYRIAAVQGSNKKSNREIRADILRSVLKGM, from the coding sequence ATGTCCGAGTACCCCACGCGTTTGCAACGTACTACCAACACGCAGTCCGCCAGTTGGTTTTTAGACCTCAAATCCGCTGGTAGGCTCGATCTGGATCCACCGTATCAGCGTCGAAGCGTTTGGAACCTGCAGTACAAGCAGTTCTTTATTGATTCTATTATTCGAAACTATCCTGCTCCGAGTATATTTCTTCAGGTGGACTATGTTCCCGGGCAAGCGGCCACCTATCATGTGATCGATGGGAAGCAGCGCTTATCTGCTCTCTTCGAGTTCTATGAGGATGAATTCTCGACTTCGGATGGACTGACGGATCTTGGGTTAGATAATAAATACTACTCACAGTTGGGCAACGAGCAAAAGGTCGCCTTGATTGAGTATGTCTTCACGGTAGAAAGCATTAAAAGTGCATCGCCTGCGGAGTTAAATGAGGCTTTCGATCGTCTCAATCGCAATGTTGCAAGGCTCAATAAGCAAGAGCTTCGCCACGCCAAGTACTCAGGTGCCTTTGTTTCGAAGATTGAGCGACTGTCCGAGCATCCTTTCTGGACAGAAATCGGGCTTGTTACTCCGGCTCGTATTCGAAGGATGCTAGACGTTGAGTATGTTTCCGAGTTGTATATCATTTCCATGATGGGAATCCAGGACGGCAAGGACTACTTGGATTCTACGTATGCAAGGAATGATGCTGAAATAGCTGGCGAGTCGGATGCTGATGAGAACTTTACTGCCACGCAGGCTGCGATTTCGCAGATCGACAAATTCTTCCAGATAAAAACTAGTCGATTTTCTAATGTTGCCGACTTCTACTCGCTCTGGGCGTCGATTGCGGACCTGGTTCGCAGTGGTGAAGAGTTCGATGCGCAGGAGGCCGCGAGTAGTCTCTCAACTTTTGAAAATGAGTTGGAAGACCAGGAGACTGAACGGGCGCGGTCCTATAGGATCGCTGCTGTGCAGGGCTCGAATAAGAAGTCCAATAGGGAGATTCGGGCCGACATCTTGCGTTCTGTTCTCAAAGGTATGTAG
- a CDS encoding alpha/beta hydrolase, with product MVSPTARLAAAASNVVGKVFHGGVADLRPMPRVLIDQGPNRSLYRMTHGGAPVSGPPILLVPPLAAPALCFDLRRGCSLIEHLVDAGRNTYLVDYGNVAFSDRRLGIEHWIDEVLPRAIRKVSEDAGGAGVHLVSWSLGGIFSLLVNADQPELPVESITAIGSPVDFTAIPIVAPFRPLVDLTGGHLLTPVYRAFGGAPSYLVSRVFRATGISKEITKPIAILSHLDDRDYLAQIEAVDHFMDNMYAYPGRTFGQLYHRLFRTNDLAEGTVDLGGRKISLADVKVPVLVVAGENDTIAPQPSVERVVRLLENAPQVRFRTAPGGHLGVLTGRRARGTTWQYLDEFLGERA from the coding sequence ATGGTTTCACCCACGGCACGGCTGGCTGCGGCGGCGTCCAACGTCGTGGGGAAGGTGTTCCACGGCGGCGTCGCCGACCTGCGCCCGATGCCCCGCGTGCTCATCGACCAGGGCCCGAACCGCTCGCTGTACCGCATGACCCATGGCGGCGCGCCGGTGTCCGGGCCGCCGATCCTGCTGGTGCCACCATTGGCGGCGCCCGCGCTGTGCTTCGACCTGCGCCGCGGCTGCAGCCTCATCGAGCACCTCGTGGACGCCGGGCGCAACACCTACCTCGTGGACTACGGCAACGTCGCGTTCTCCGACCGGCGCCTCGGCATCGAGCACTGGATCGACGAGGTGCTGCCGCGGGCGATCCGGAAGGTGAGCGAGGACGCCGGCGGCGCGGGCGTGCACCTCGTGTCGTGGTCGCTCGGCGGGATCTTCTCGCTGCTGGTGAACGCCGATCAGCCGGAACTGCCGGTCGAGTCCATCACGGCGATCGGGTCGCCGGTGGACTTCACCGCGATCCCGATCGTCGCGCCGTTCCGCCCGCTCGTCGACCTCACCGGCGGCCACCTGCTCACGCCGGTCTACCGCGCGTTCGGCGGCGCACCGTCCTATTTGGTCAGCCGCGTGTTCCGCGCGACGGGCATCAGCAAGGAGATCACGAAACCCATCGCGATCCTCTCGCACCTCGACGACCGCGACTACCTCGCGCAGATCGAGGCTGTCGATCACTTCATGGACAACATGTACGCCTATCCCGGGCGCACGTTCGGGCAGCTGTACCACCGGCTCTTCCGCACCAACGACCTCGCCGAGGGCACCGTCGACCTGGGCGGCCGCAAGATCAGCCTGGCGGACGTGAAGGTGCCCGTGCTCGTCGTCGCGGGGGAGAACGACACTATCGCGCCGCAGCCGTCGGTGGAACGCGTGGTGCGGCTGCTGGAGAACGCGCCGCAGGTGCGGTTCCGCACCGCGCCCGGCGGGCACCTCGGCGTGCTGACCGGGCGCCGGGCCCGCGGCACGACGTGGCAGTACCTGGACGAGTTCCTCGGCGAGCGAGCCTGA
- a CDS encoding NUDIX hydrolase gives MTRVDYYNDPNAPKANSIAVAVSAFIQDDEGRILMIRRTDNDLYSIPGGQLELGETLAEAAVREVREETGIECEVTGVVGLYSDPQHVIAYNDGEVRQEFSICFHAKALSGTTRTSSESKEVVWAKPSELKNLRVHPSIRLRIHHAISDQEEPYFS, from the coding sequence ATGACCCGAGTCGACTACTACAACGACCCCAACGCACCCAAGGCCAACAGCATCGCGGTAGCGGTGTCGGCGTTCATCCAGGACGACGAAGGCCGGATCCTAATGATCAGGCGCACGGACAACGACTTGTACTCCATCCCGGGCGGCCAGCTTGAACTCGGCGAGACACTTGCCGAGGCGGCGGTCCGAGAGGTCCGCGAGGAGACCGGCATTGAGTGCGAGGTTACCGGGGTAGTCGGCCTGTACTCGGACCCACAGCACGTCATCGCCTACAATGACGGCGAGGTACGACAAGAGTTCTCAATTTGCTTCCACGCTAAGGCATTGAGTGGCACTACACGCACAAGCAGTGAGAGCAAGGAAGTCGTCTGGGCCAAACCTTCCGAACTGAAAAATCTTCGCGTCCACCCCAGCATTCGCCTACGTATCCACCATGCAATCTCGGATCAGGAAGAGCCATACTTCAGCTGA
- a CDS encoding site-specific integrase, translating to MTGKVILNARGKPVMERSELYGIGLRYKVRYLDPDNNERSKSFADKQKKRAEDFLIGVESDKREDKYIDPRASQTTFRQQAESWVKSQSPDPGTRSTILSRLESQIYPVFETKKVGQIKPSTIREWVGSMEERKLSDNYQAVLFNTVSGVMDSAVDDRRIRENPCHAKTVRRPVASSPPIVVWPEERVQAVRSGLVDRFKIAVPLGAGFGLRQGEILGFSPDDVDRTAMTVRIRRQIKTVRGVMMFALPKRGKERTIPLSAAMLAEIDDHEDRFPSVAVTLPWQSPDGDPVTARLLMTGEGGRLYSGDLFTKVVWHGAFRAAGIKYRGRADGMHALRHFYASTLLARAVSITELADYLGHADPGFTLRTYTHLVPSSHQRAREAVDAVFGRPAIGDGLEAA from the coding sequence GTGACCGGGAAGGTCATCCTCAACGCGCGGGGCAAGCCCGTCATGGAGCGGTCCGAGCTGTACGGCATCGGGCTGCGGTACAAGGTCCGCTACCTCGACCCGGACAACAACGAACGCTCGAAGTCGTTCGCGGACAAGCAGAAGAAGCGCGCTGAGGACTTCCTCATCGGCGTCGAGTCCGACAAGCGCGAAGACAAGTACATCGATCCGCGGGCCTCGCAGACGACGTTCCGCCAGCAGGCGGAGAGCTGGGTGAAGAGCCAGTCTCCGGACCCGGGCACTCGGTCGACCATTCTCAGTCGGCTCGAAAGCCAGATCTACCCGGTCTTCGAGACCAAGAAGGTCGGACAGATCAAACCGTCGACCATTCGTGAGTGGGTCGGCTCGATGGAAGAGCGGAAGCTCTCGGACAACTACCAGGCGGTCTTGTTCAACACCGTCTCCGGCGTGATGGATTCGGCCGTGGACGACCGCCGGATTCGTGAGAACCCGTGCCACGCGAAGACCGTGCGGCGGCCGGTCGCGAGTAGTCCGCCGATCGTCGTGTGGCCGGAGGAACGTGTTCAGGCTGTGCGGTCGGGGTTGGTGGATCGGTTCAAGATCGCCGTGCCGCTCGGCGCTGGCTTCGGTCTGCGGCAGGGCGAGATTCTGGGCTTCTCGCCGGACGACGTCGACCGGACGGCGATGACCGTGCGGATTCGTCGGCAGATCAAGACGGTCCGGGGTGTGATGATGTTCGCGCTTCCCAAGCGGGGTAAGGAGCGAACTATCCCGCTGTCGGCCGCCATGCTGGCCGAGATCGATGACCACGAAGATCGTTTCCCGTCTGTGGCCGTCACGCTGCCCTGGCAGAGCCCGGACGGTGATCCGGTGACGGCACGGCTGCTGATGACCGGGGAAGGTGGCCGGCTGTACTCCGGGGACCTGTTCACGAAGGTTGTCTGGCACGGAGCGTTCCGGGCGGCGGGAATCAAGTACCGAGGTCGCGCGGACGGGATGCACGCGCTCCGTCACTTCTACGCGTCGACGCTCTTGGCCCGTGCGGTGTCGATTACGGAGCTGGCCGACTACCTTGGGCACGCGGACCCGGGCTTCACGCTCCGGACGTACACGCACCTCGTGCCGTCGAGCCATCAGCGGGCGCGGGAGGCCGTCGACGCGGTGTTCGGACGGCCTGCCATCGGTGACGGCCTGGAGGCGGCCTGA
- a CDS encoding acyl-CoA dehydrogenase family protein produces MGFGLAALTRLAGSSVIDKAGLRGPVQNLVKAGTRSGFRAAGAATRSFKSAQRLGKPARLAPAGDTGLFDVTPSEDQQLITETVTEFAAEQLRPAAADADAKLAAPEGLLKRAAELGITLVGIPEELGGAGTERSVVTNALVAEALAHGDLGLAVAVLAPSAVSTALVAWGDEQQQADYVPAFAGEQVPAAALALLERTPLADPFKPATKAKRTPKGYQLDGVKSLVPRAAQAELFIVSADLEGRGPALFLVESSAVGLSVEAEPAMGLRGAATGKLQLEKVALPAGALLGGGKADVFTEVVRLSRLGWAALAAGTAKAVLDYVVPYVNGRTAFGEPISHRQAVAFSVADIAIELEGLRLVMLRAAARAEQGKEYAREAALARRLAVDKGMQIGNAGVQLLGGHGFVKEHPVERWYRDLRAIGVMEGAVLL; encoded by the coding sequence ATGGGCTTCGGCCTGGCCGCGCTCACCCGGTTGGCCGGGAGCAGCGTGATCGACAAGGCCGGACTGCGCGGCCCCGTGCAGAACCTGGTCAAGGCGGGTACTCGCAGCGGTTTCCGTGCGGCGGGAGCGGCCACGCGGTCGTTCAAGTCCGCGCAGCGGCTCGGCAAGCCCGCGCGGCTCGCGCCGGCCGGCGACACCGGACTGTTCGACGTCACGCCCAGCGAGGACCAGCAGCTCATCACCGAGACGGTGACGGAATTCGCCGCCGAGCAGCTGCGTCCGGCGGCCGCAGATGCCGACGCCAAGCTCGCCGCGCCCGAAGGTCTGCTCAAACGGGCCGCGGAGCTGGGGATCACCCTCGTCGGCATCCCGGAGGAACTCGGCGGGGCGGGCACGGAGCGTTCGGTGGTCACCAACGCGCTCGTGGCCGAAGCCCTCGCCCACGGCGATCTGGGGCTGGCCGTCGCGGTGCTGGCGCCGTCCGCGGTCAGCACGGCGCTCGTGGCGTGGGGCGACGAGCAGCAGCAGGCCGACTACGTGCCCGCCTTCGCCGGCGAGCAGGTGCCGGCCGCGGCGCTGGCGCTGCTGGAGCGCACGCCGCTCGCCGACCCGTTCAAGCCCGCCACGAAGGCGAAGCGCACACCGAAGGGGTATCAGCTCGACGGCGTCAAGTCGCTGGTGCCGCGCGCGGCGCAGGCCGAGCTGTTCATCGTCTCGGCCGACCTCGAGGGCCGCGGGCCGGCGTTGTTCCTGGTGGAGTCGTCGGCGGTGGGGCTCTCGGTCGAGGCCGAGCCCGCGATGGGCCTGCGCGGCGCCGCGACCGGCAAGCTGCAGCTGGAGAAGGTCGCGCTGCCCGCGGGCGCGCTGCTCGGCGGCGGCAAGGCCGACGTGTTCACCGAGGTCGTGCGCCTGTCCCGGCTGGGCTGGGCCGCGCTGGCGGCGGGGACGGCGAAGGCCGTGCTCGACTACGTGGTGCCGTACGTGAACGGACGCACCGCGTTCGGCGAGCCGATCAGCCACCGGCAGGCGGTGGCGTTCTCCGTCGCCGACATCGCGATCGAACTGGAGGGCCTGCGCCTGGTGATGCTGCGCGCGGCCGCACGCGCCGAGCAGGGCAAGGAGTACGCGCGGGAGGCCGCACTGGCGCGCCGGCTGGCCGTCGACAAGGGCATGCAAATCGGCAACGCCGGGGTGCAGCTGCTCGGTGGGCACGGCTTCGTGAAGGAGCACCCGGTGGAGCGCTGGTACCGCGACCTGCGGGCGATCGGCGTGATGGAAGGCGCCGTCCTCCTCTAG
- a CDS encoding AMED_5909 family protein → MRKAEPKTLRDAHEVVMDRRPPSDANPSVWLAFRLGNARLYKAIADVDRGHHHEALYWASYEERKAGEISAELQAESKPAD, encoded by the coding sequence GTGCGCAAAGCTGAGCCGAAGACGCTGCGGGACGCCCACGAGGTCGTGATGGACCGCCGGCCACCGAGCGACGCGAACCCGTCGGTGTGGCTGGCGTTCCGCCTCGGCAACGCGCGGCTTTACAAGGCGATCGCCGACGTCGACCGAGGTCACCACCACGAGGCGCTGTACTGGGCCAGCTACGAGGAACGGAAAGCGGGTGAAATCTCGGCAGAACTCCAGGCGGAGAGCAAGCCTGCTGATTAG
- a CDS encoding DUF5919 domain-containing protein has protein sequence MPNERLRDALLRNGLTLEQVAKAVGVDQKTVERWITKNRTPYPKHRHKIAAMARESETYLWPDSVAPERKAETAAAELVQVFPHRNAVPVELWDRLIKDASETVEILVHAALFLVERPRFIKDLTAKAAAGARIRLVFGDPEGDSVALRGEEEQLGDGTLAARIRNALAFYRPLVGVDGVEMRFHNTTLYNSIFRFDDEMIINTHVYGFQGAHAPSLHLRRLSAGDLFETYSESFESVWNLAKPATF, from the coding sequence ATGCCGAACGAACGCCTGCGTGACGCGCTCCTGCGCAACGGCCTGACGTTGGAGCAGGTCGCCAAGGCGGTCGGGGTCGATCAGAAGACCGTCGAGCGCTGGATCACCAAGAACCGGACGCCCTACCCCAAGCACCGGCACAAGATCGCCGCCATGGCACGCGAGTCAGAGACCTACCTGTGGCCGGACTCGGTAGCCCCGGAGCGCAAGGCCGAGACCGCCGCCGCCGAGCTTGTGCAGGTCTTCCCGCACCGCAACGCCGTCCCCGTCGAGCTGTGGGACCGGCTGATCAAGGACGCATCGGAGACCGTCGAGATCCTGGTACACGCGGCGTTGTTCCTGGTCGAACGCCCGCGGTTCATCAAGGACCTGACAGCCAAGGCAGCGGCCGGCGCTCGAATCCGGCTCGTGTTCGGAGACCCCGAAGGGGACAGCGTCGCCCTGCGCGGCGAGGAAGAGCAGCTCGGCGACGGAACGCTCGCGGCACGCATCCGCAACGCCCTGGCCTTCTACCGGCCGCTGGTCGGAGTCGACGGCGTGGAGATGCGGTTCCACAACACGACGCTCTACAACTCGATCTTCCGGTTCGACGACGAGATGATCATCAACACCCACGTATACGGGTTCCAGGGAGCCCACGCCCCCTCACTCCACCTGCGCAGACTCTCCGCCGGGGACCTCTTCGAGACCTACTCGGAGAGCTTCGAGTCAGTCTGGAACCTCGCCAAGCCGGCCACCTTCTAG
- a CDS encoding acyl-CoA dehydrogenase family protein: MINLEVPKKAGALVNQAYQAAAEVFRPISRKYDRAEHTYPSELDMFAALLDGLNSSGEGGAGAAGVRRSRDSGSGGNRNGANLNVVLGTIEMCWGDVGLLLSMPRQGLGNAAISSVATDEQLERFSGLWAAMAITEPDCGSDSAAITTTAVLDGDDYVLNGEKIFVTSGQRADAVVVWATLDRSKGRAAIKSFVVEKGTPGFEVVRVEHKLGIRASDTAVLRFENCRVPRENLLGTPDVDTAKGFAGVMQTFDNTRPLVAAMAVGLARAALDETRRLLASAGVKIDYDRPAHLQPAAAATFLQLEADYESAYLLTLESAWLADNRKPNSLHASMAKAKAGRTVVDVTLKCVELAGAFGYTEESLLEKWARDAKILDIFEGTQQIQQLIVARRILGKTSAELK, translated from the coding sequence ATGATCAACCTCGAGGTTCCGAAGAAGGCCGGCGCGCTGGTCAACCAGGCGTACCAGGCCGCAGCCGAAGTGTTCCGGCCGATCTCGCGCAAGTACGACCGCGCAGAACACACGTATCCGTCCGAATTGGACATGTTCGCGGCGCTGCTCGACGGCCTGAACTCATCCGGTGAGGGCGGCGCGGGGGCGGCGGGCGTGCGCCGTTCTCGCGATTCCGGGTCCGGCGGCAACCGCAACGGCGCCAACCTCAACGTCGTGCTCGGCACCATCGAAATGTGCTGGGGCGACGTCGGCCTGCTGCTTTCCATGCCGCGTCAGGGTTTGGGCAACGCCGCCATCAGCTCGGTCGCGACCGACGAGCAGCTCGAACGGTTCTCGGGCCTGTGGGCCGCCATGGCCATCACGGAGCCCGACTGCGGCTCCGACTCCGCCGCCATCACCACCACGGCCGTCCTGGACGGCGACGACTACGTGCTCAACGGCGAGAAGATCTTCGTGACGTCGGGCCAGCGCGCCGACGCCGTGGTCGTCTGGGCCACTTTGGACCGCTCGAAGGGCCGCGCGGCGATCAAGTCCTTCGTGGTCGAGAAGGGCACGCCGGGCTTCGAGGTCGTGCGCGTGGAGCACAAGCTGGGCATCCGCGCGTCCGACACGGCCGTGCTGCGCTTCGAGAACTGCCGCGTGCCGCGCGAAAACCTGCTGGGCACCCCGGACGTCGACACGGCCAAGGGCTTCGCGGGCGTCATGCAGACGTTCGACAACACCCGCCCGCTGGTCGCCGCCATGGCCGTCGGCCTCGCCCGCGCGGCGCTGGACGAGACCCGCCGCCTGCTCGCCTCCGCCGGCGTGAAGATCGATTACGACCGCCCGGCCCACCTCCAGCCCGCCGCGGCCGCCACCTTCCTGCAGCTGGAAGCCGATTACGAATCCGCGTACCTGCTGACGCTCGAATCCGCGTGGCTGGCGGACAACCGCAAGCCGAACTCCCTGCACGCCTCCATGGCGAAAGCCAAGGCCGGCCGCACGGTCGTCGACGTGACCCTGAAGTGCGTCGAACTGGCCGGCGCCTTCGGCTACACGGAAGAATCACTGCTCGAGAAGTGGGCCCGCGACGCGAAGATTCTGGACATCTTCGAGGGGACCCAGCAGATCCAGCAGCTCATCGTGGCCCGACGGATTCTCGGGAAGACGTCGGCTGAGCTGAAGTAG
- a CDS encoding FtsK/SpoIIIE domain-containing protein — protein MAPGFAVVALAGLGLGVWVLHKIGRALASILEALAAAAVVFVALWWLCKAVVWMFAQVVTRWRTSLGIVAVYAWCELVGWLSLAITLGSVAAVLAMWWMIDAVSFDQRCWRFLRSWWARWAVYGRKLPEWLHACGLSVRDEALPVVVNVNLVGRRRALSRSTSNRPNARTPKVLGVRSGASWDEVRVELVPGQKPEDFDDAARALAVARKVARCQVRELAPNVVSIDFQRRDLLGGGVAGPQVPDGVDSTGVDLCNVWAGRTEYGRDWRVPLLGSGAHCLTAGASGAGKNSVMWCPLVAAASAIRAGVVRMSGIDPKGMELAYGRGIFSRYAVGGKDAVELLDGLVEEMESRKRAFAGRLRTIPVSTEYPLELLEFDEIGALTKYTDRKTREAIVERVALLTTQGRALGISVRGYVQEPTKDTVPVRELFTRRVCLRVTSKTHVGMVLGDGAYERGAWANRIGDSEAGVGYVWGEGIREPLRIRAGWVSDSTVKALEQYVTNGGVADLRHGGEGVAA, from the coding sequence ATGGCTCCCGGCTTCGCGGTAGTGGCCCTGGCTGGGCTGGGGCTCGGCGTGTGGGTGCTGCACAAGATCGGCCGCGCCCTGGCCTCGATTCTGGAAGCTCTGGCTGCGGCGGCCGTGGTGTTCGTGGCTCTGTGGTGGCTGTGCAAGGCCGTGGTGTGGATGTTCGCGCAGGTTGTGACGCGGTGGCGGACCAGTCTCGGCATCGTCGCGGTCTACGCCTGGTGTGAGCTGGTCGGCTGGCTGTCGCTGGCGATCACCCTCGGCAGCGTCGCGGCGGTCCTGGCGATGTGGTGGATGATCGACGCGGTCTCGTTTGACCAGCGGTGCTGGCGGTTCCTGCGCTCCTGGTGGGCTCGCTGGGCCGTGTACGGGCGCAAGCTGCCGGAGTGGCTACACGCCTGCGGTCTCTCCGTGCGGGATGAGGCGCTGCCGGTGGTGGTGAACGTGAACCTCGTCGGCCGTCGACGCGCGCTCTCCCGCTCGACCTCGAACCGGCCGAACGCGCGGACTCCCAAGGTGCTCGGTGTCCGCTCCGGTGCCTCGTGGGATGAGGTGCGGGTGGAGCTGGTGCCGGGGCAGAAGCCGGAAGACTTCGACGACGCCGCTCGGGCCTTGGCCGTTGCGCGGAAGGTCGCTCGCTGCCAGGTCCGCGAGCTGGCCCCCAACGTCGTCTCGATCGACTTCCAACGCCGCGACCTCCTCGGCGGCGGGGTGGCCGGTCCCCAGGTTCCGGACGGCGTCGACTCGACCGGCGTGGACCTGTGCAACGTCTGGGCCGGTCGGACCGAGTATGGCCGTGACTGGCGCGTTCCGTTGCTCGGCTCTGGCGCGCACTGCCTGACTGCCGGTGCCTCGGGCGCGGGCAAGAACAGCGTCATGTGGTGTCCGCTCGTGGCCGCTGCGTCGGCGATCCGGGCCGGGGTGGTGCGCATGTCCGGCATCGACCCCAAGGGCATGGAACTGGCCTACGGGCGCGGGATCTTCTCCCGCTACGCCGTGGGCGGCAAGGACGCGGTTGAACTGCTTGACGGCCTGGTGGAGGAGATGGAATCGCGCAAGCGCGCGTTCGCCGGTCGGCTGCGGACCATTCCGGTGTCGACGGAGTATCCGTTGGAGCTGCTGGAGTTCGACGAGATCGGCGCGCTCACGAAGTACACCGACCGCAAGACTCGTGAGGCCATTGTGGAACGCGTCGCCCTGCTCACCACTCAAGGACGGGCGCTGGGGATCTCGGTCCGTGGCTACGTCCAGGAGCCCACAAAGGACACCGTCCCGGTCCGGGAGCTGTTCACCCGACGGGTGTGCCTGCGCGTGACGTCCAAGACGCACGTCGGGATGGTCCTCGGCGACGGCGCGTACGAGCGCGGGGCCTGGGCGAACCGCATCGGCGACTCGGAGGCCGGCGTGGGCTACGTCTGGGGCGAAGGCATCCGCGAGCCCCTGCGCATCCGCGCCGGGTGGGTCTCCGACAGCACGGTCAAGGCGCTGGAGCAGTACGTGACCAACGGGGGTGTCGCGGATCTGCGACACGGCGGTGAGGGGGTGGCCGCGTGA